In one window of Bifidobacterium sp. WK041_4_12 DNA:
- a CDS encoding bile acid:sodium symporter family protein: MAKVQQFSSWLTKWFTLVVVLWAVLNFFEPQTSLWAKSYVNYFLSIILFGMGMTLSIEDFKRIIRMPLMVIVGTVAHYLIMPLLAVLLCWIFRLQGMIAVGVILVGCCPSGTSSNVMSFLSKGDVALDVSIGLLSTLCAPIMVPLLMSGLASSYVQIPVEKLFLTSVQVVLIPVALGVIVHTIFGKHVQKVTLALPAVSQIAILVIIGVVVAANNGKLFTAQTALLLPVVMLHNLSGYTLGFLFSKLMYKIYPKGFRYAQQKAVTFEVGMQDSALGATLALQAFAANPIVAIPSTFFSVWHNISGSVLSSWWVRHDAKYGIKADSENGKIHATTKQVKLETAQA, translated from the coding sequence ATGGCAAAAGTCCAGCAATTTAGCTCATGGCTGACAAAGTGGTTCACACTCGTCGTCGTGCTGTGGGCAGTACTCAACTTCTTCGAACCGCAGACCAGTCTGTGGGCGAAGAGCTACGTTAATTATTTCCTCAGCATCATTCTTTTTGGAATGGGAATGACACTGAGTATTGAGGATTTCAAGCGAATTATCCGCATGCCCCTGATGGTTATCGTCGGCACCGTGGCTCATTACTTGATCATGCCTCTTCTGGCCGTCCTCCTGTGCTGGATATTCCGTCTGCAAGGAATGATTGCAGTAGGCGTCATCCTTGTGGGCTGCTGCCCTTCGGGAACATCATCGAATGTGATGTCGTTCCTTTCCAAAGGTGATGTGGCTTTGGACGTTTCGATCGGTCTGCTCTCAACGCTATGCGCGCCAATCATGGTGCCACTGTTGATGAGCGGTCTTGCAAGTTCATATGTTCAGATCCCCGTCGAGAAGCTGTTCCTCACCTCGGTTCAGGTGGTGCTGATTCCTGTCGCCTTGGGCGTTATCGTTCATACGATCTTCGGCAAGCATGTTCAGAAGGTCACGCTGGCATTGCCGGCGGTTTCACAGATAGCCATACTCGTCATCATTGGCGTGGTCGTCGCTGCCAACAACGGCAAGCTGTTCACGGCTCAAACCGCGCTGCTGCTTCCTGTGGTGATGCTGCATAATCTGAGTGGCTATACTCTTGGCTTCCTGTTCAGCAAGCTGATGTACAAGATATATCCCAAGGGTTTCCGCTATGCACAGCAGAAGGCAGTCACCTTCGAAGTCGGTATGCAGGATTCGGCATTGGGCGCGACACTTGCCCTTCAGGCGTTTGCCGCAAATCCAATCGTTGCAATCCCTTCAACCTTCTTCAGCGTATGGCACAACATCTCAGGTTCGGTGCTGTCATCATGGTGGGTTCGTCACGATGCAAAATATGGCATCAAGGCAGACTCTGAAAATGGGAAGATTCATGCAACAACCAAGCAGGTGAAACTGGAAACGGCTCAAGCGTAG
- the ychF gene encoding redox-regulated ATPase YchF: MSLTIGIVGLPNVGKSTLFNALTRNNVLAENYPFATIEPNTGIVALPDKRLPILAKLVGTQKIIPATVTFVDIAGIVKGASQGEGLGNQFLANIREADAICEVVRAFEDDDIVHVNGKVDPADDVDTINTELILADLQTIEHALPKMEKDLRGNKIDKSLMDAVLKAKDILAGGETIDHAAQDKRIDKANIAELHLMTAKPFIYVFNVDDDELQNDDVKKKLAASVAPAPSIFLNAQFESDLTELDEADAEEMLRDAGLQESGLDQLARVGFDILGLQTYLTAGVKEVRAWQIHKGWTAPQAAGVIHSDFEKGFIKAEIVSYDDLVASGSYAKVKDEGKMRLEGKDYVMQPGDIVEFKFNV; encoded by the coding sequence ATGTCATTAACCATAGGAATCGTCGGACTGCCAAACGTTGGCAAATCCACATTATTCAACGCTTTGACCAGAAACAACGTTCTGGCTGAAAACTATCCATTCGCCACCATCGAGCCGAACACCGGCATCGTTGCATTGCCTGACAAACGTCTGCCGATTTTGGCAAAGCTGGTGGGCACGCAGAAGATCATTCCTGCTACCGTCACGTTCGTTGATATCGCAGGCATCGTCAAAGGCGCTTCACAGGGAGAAGGGTTGGGCAACCAGTTCCTCGCCAACATACGAGAGGCCGATGCTATCTGCGAGGTCGTTCGAGCTTTCGAAGATGACGATATCGTCCATGTCAATGGCAAGGTGGACCCGGCAGACGATGTTGACACGATCAACACCGAGCTGATTCTGGCCGATTTGCAGACGATTGAGCATGCATTGCCGAAGATGGAGAAAGATCTTCGCGGCAACAAGATCGACAAGTCCCTTATGGATGCGGTGTTGAAGGCGAAGGACATCCTCGCAGGTGGCGAAACCATCGACCACGCCGCGCAGGACAAGCGCATCGACAAGGCCAACATTGCCGAGCTCCATCTGATGACAGCCAAGCCATTCATCTATGTGTTCAATGTCGATGACGACGAGTTGCAGAACGATGATGTGAAGAAGAAGCTTGCCGCTTCCGTGGCTCCCGCGCCTTCCATATTCCTCAATGCGCAATTCGAGTCGGATCTCACCGAACTCGATGAGGCCGATGCCGAGGAGATGCTGCGCGATGCGGGTTTGCAGGAATCCGGCCTGGACCAGCTGGCACGCGTCGGCTTCGATATTCTCGGATTGCAGACCTACCTCACGGCTGGGGTGAAGGAGGTGCGCGCCTGGCAGATTCACAAGGGTTGGACGGCCCCTCAGGCCGCAGGCGTGATTCACTCCGACTTCGAAAAGGGTTTCATCAAGGCCGAGATCGTCTCGTATGACGATCTGGTTGCATCGGGATCCTACGCAAAGGTCAAGGATGAAGGCAAGATGCGTCTGGAAGGCAAGGACTATGTCATGCAGCCAGGAGACATCGTAGAGTTCAAGTTCAACGTGTGA
- the pdxS gene encoding pyridoxal 5'-phosphate synthase lyase subunit PdxS: MTNDRYELNKNLAQMLKGGVIMDVTTPEQAVIAQDAGACAVMALERIPADIRAAGGVSRMSDPKMIHGIQKAVSIPVMAKVRIGHFVEAQILQAIDIDYIDESEVLTPADDVYHIDKTAFSVPFVCGAKNLGEALRRIAEGASMIRTKGEPGTGDVVQAVRHMREMNSQIREVAGLRDDELFEKAKQLEVPVELLRSVHDNGRLPVVNFAAGGVATPADASLMMQLGAEGVFVGSGIFKSGDPAQRASAIVQATTNYNDFDLVARVSEGLGQAMVGINENEIALLMAERGK, from the coding sequence ATGACAAATGATAGATATGAATTGAATAAGAATCTTGCCCAGATGCTCAAAGGCGGGGTCATCATGGATGTGACCACGCCGGAACAGGCTGTTATCGCTCAGGATGCGGGTGCTTGCGCTGTCATGGCTTTGGAGCGCATTCCTGCGGATATACGTGCAGCTGGCGGAGTGTCGCGCATGAGCGATCCGAAGATGATACATGGTATTCAGAAGGCTGTCTCGATTCCTGTGATGGCAAAGGTCCGTATCGGACACTTTGTGGAGGCACAGATTCTTCAGGCCATCGATATCGACTATATTGACGAATCTGAAGTGTTGACTCCTGCCGATGATGTGTATCACATTGATAAAACCGCGTTCAGCGTGCCCTTCGTCTGTGGTGCCAAGAATCTGGGCGAGGCCTTGAGAAGAATCGCCGAGGGCGCTTCGATGATACGTACCAAGGGCGAGCCTGGAACGGGTGATGTGGTGCAGGCCGTGCGCCATATGCGCGAAATGAACAGCCAGATTCGTGAGGTTGCAGGACTGCGTGACGACGAACTCTTCGAGAAGGCGAAGCAGCTTGAAGTTCCTGTCGAACTGCTTCGTTCCGTGCATGACAACGGTCGACTGCCGGTCGTTAACTTCGCGGCTGGAGGCGTTGCCACGCCAGCTGACGCATCGTTGATGATGCAGCTCGGTGCCGAGGGTGTGTTTGTTGGATCGGGCATCTTCAAGTCGGGAGACCCTGCACAGCGCGCCTCTGCAATCGTTCAGGCAACGACGAACTACAACGATTTTGACTTGGTGGCCCGCGTCTCCGAAGGTCTCGGACAGGCGATGGTCGGCATCAACGAGAATGAAATTGCGCTGCTGATGGCGGAGCGTGGCAAGTGA
- a CDS encoding glutathione peroxidase, whose product MSVYDFTVKDPKGNDVSLGEYQGKVLLIVNTATKCGFTPQYEGLEKLYHEYRDKGLEILDFPCNQFNSQAPGTDEEIGSFCRVKYGTEFPRFAKIDVNGDHADPLYEWLKDQKSGVGMKSIKWNFTKFLVDRQGNVVNRYAPTTTPESIEKDIVAQL is encoded by the coding sequence ATGAGTGTTTATGATTTTACTGTCAAGGATCCGAAGGGCAATGATGTGAGCCTTGGAGAATACCAGGGCAAGGTGTTGCTTATTGTGAATACGGCGACCAAATGCGGGTTCACTCCGCAGTATGAAGGGCTTGAGAAGCTGTATCACGAATACAGGGACAAGGGCTTGGAAATCCTTGATTTCCCGTGCAATCAGTTCAACAGTCAGGCACCTGGAACAGACGAGGAAATAGGATCGTTCTGCCGTGTGAAGTACGGCACTGAGTTCCCTCGCTTTGCAAAGATTGATGTCAACGGCGATCATGCAGATCCACTCTATGAGTGGCTCAAGGACCAGAAATCTGGCGTTGGCATGAAAAGCATCAAGTGGAATTTCACGAAATTCCTTGTCGACCGGCAGGGCAACGTGGTGAATCGTTACGCTCCGACAACCACTCCTGAAAGCATCGAAAAGGACATAGTCGCACAACTGTAG
- a CDS encoding histidine kinase, with amino-acid sequence MIQDILSGTLITALFVLLADKGVDYNGLLFRFPAWAMIPWTIALGVPLLIRRTYPQTAALIFVVCVLLHLILGPSALSSDIASLMLLYSVIVYGNPKNTHHFLFIAGAMGLLTIMVGAVSESFGPLLSPLWYTSAKAETFACTLRTQAFFDADCTDSLKRVMLVLGIAVFISLISVILMAYWQRARRHSIQLLQERNKALLSRQDEERQIAVLAERARIARDMHDVVAHTLSSIIVQSDAGRYAGKHDVDIARMTMRNIESEGRSALSGMQSLLGTITVRDDGSLEENRTAQESADASSSQSHEGEAAARRETAAELSDSRDQGASQSTVHDSVTQSVEPHAGLVHESSVDSARSALPSTTYADIPMLISHENAISPQSHVSRHISGKASPDMLTADCQETLFRVVEEALSNVRKHAGSVVQVVVDEQWSDHEIRLTIRDNGRGKHASEDGHAPGFGLLGMRERVEACNGSFHAGALATAGFELVVTLPLTPLDNEKASGFKSFIHQVQLTIDLFRSQPLHVHDSDHSRKPNPIERFSQWTQRHYVLVDTIGAIIIWAFFLVSQLSNKTYLFYSSSSASPSSMVLILVTCVMALPLCTRRRFPFITAVFVAVCCTVQLLFVPGAFAVNIYAVVYLSSAIMYGRRSHMVKLLSLATLDSVLLGMQTYFATADTGRSLIDIARDAMLGISMNSDVRSVRDGLVTTLYMLLLCGGSAACALWVRARGNNVLVLQEREEAILLEQQRQMVLSADNERNRIASIIQQEVTDTLMSVVNQAEHGLQTIDALYQNNMAGKSADLFHNDSNEGILDEAFGAIGRQGRTALAHMRTLLGVLRTTGFSDADSKKSHAVNGGLPSSELKPAASLDVQLHDAKLHDAQLRQTLHGEFHVQKSQHANQHNTVESATKESDES; translated from the coding sequence ATGATTCAGGACATCCTTTCTGGCACCCTGATCACAGCGCTGTTCGTACTGCTTGCCGACAAAGGAGTCGATTACAACGGATTGCTGTTTCGATTCCCGGCATGGGCCATGATTCCCTGGACGATTGCGCTCGGCGTGCCTTTGTTGATTCGACGCACATACCCTCAGACTGCAGCTCTGATCTTCGTTGTGTGTGTTCTTCTTCATCTGATTCTTGGCCCGAGTGCGCTGTCCTCGGACATTGCTTCCCTGATGCTGCTCTACAGCGTTATCGTCTATGGCAATCCGAAGAACACTCACCACTTTCTCTTCATTGCTGGAGCCATGGGCTTGCTCACGATCATGGTGGGAGCCGTGTCGGAATCATTCGGTCCGCTTCTGTCTCCGTTGTGGTACACGTCAGCGAAAGCCGAAACGTTTGCATGCACATTGCGCACTCAGGCCTTTTTTGATGCAGACTGCACGGATTCCTTGAAAAGGGTGATGCTAGTTCTCGGGATTGCGGTATTCATATCGTTGATAAGCGTCATCCTGATGGCTTACTGGCAGCGTGCCCGGAGGCATTCCATCCAGCTTCTGCAAGAGCGCAACAAGGCTCTGCTGTCCCGTCAGGATGAGGAGCGACAGATCGCGGTACTTGCAGAGCGTGCTCGCATTGCAAGGGATATGCATGATGTTGTGGCGCACACGCTGTCATCGATAATCGTCCAGTCGGATGCCGGAAGATATGCGGGAAAGCACGATGTTGATATTGCGCGAATGACCATGCGAAACATAGAAAGTGAGGGACGTTCTGCGCTTTCCGGAATGCAGTCGCTGCTGGGAACGATCACTGTTCGCGATGATGGTTCCCTTGAAGAAAACAGGACTGCGCAAGAATCTGCTGATGCCTCTTCATCGCAATCGCACGAAGGGGAAGCAGCAGCCAGGCGGGAAACTGCGGCTGAACTAAGCGATAGCCGAGATCAGGGGGCTTCTCAGTCAACTGTCCACGATTCTGTCACGCAATCGGTTGAACCTCATGCCGGGTTGGTGCATGAATCCAGTGTCGATTCGGCACGGAGCGCTCTCCCCTCGACCACCTATGCCGATATTCCCATGCTTATCTCGCACGAGAATGCCATCAGTCCTCAATCTCATGTAAGTCGGCATATCAGTGGCAAGGCAAGCCCGGATATGCTCACTGCTGACTGCCAGGAGACATTGTTTCGCGTCGTTGAGGAAGCTCTGAGCAACGTGCGCAAGCATGCTGGTTCCGTGGTCCAAGTCGTGGTCGATGAACAGTGGTCGGATCATGAGATACGTCTTACGATTCGCGATAATGGACGAGGCAAGCATGCGAGCGAAGACGGTCACGCGCCGGGTTTTGGATTGCTCGGCATGCGGGAACGAGTGGAGGCGTGCAACGGCTCATTTCATGCCGGAGCACTTGCCACGGCTGGCTTTGAACTCGTCGTAACGCTTCCTCTTACTCCACTGGACAATGAGAAAGCTAGCGGATTCAAGTCGTTCATCCACCAGGTGCAGTTGACCATCGACCTGTTCCGTTCCCAACCTCTGCATGTTCATGATTCCGATCATTCGCGCAAGCCGAATCCGATTGAGCGATTCTCCCAGTGGACTCAGCGCCACTACGTCTTGGTGGATACGATAGGCGCGATAATCATATGGGCGTTCTTCCTTGTCAGCCAGCTCTCCAACAAGACGTACCTGTTCTATTCGTCTTCTTCCGCCAGCCCTTCGAGCATGGTTCTGATACTGGTTACTTGTGTTATGGCCTTGCCTCTCTGCACGCGCAGACGTTTCCCCTTCATCACTGCGGTATTCGTGGCTGTCTGCTGCACGGTTCAACTCTTGTTCGTTCCCGGCGCATTTGCCGTAAACATATATGCGGTCGTGTATCTGTCGTCGGCAATCATGTATGGCCGGCGATCACATATGGTGAAGCTGCTGAGCCTTGCCACACTCGACTCGGTGCTGCTTGGAATGCAGACATATTTCGCAACCGCAGATACTGGCAGAAGCTTGATTGACATTGCGCGTGATGCAATGCTTGGCATCAGCATGAATTCGGACGTGCGTTCGGTTCGTGATGGACTAGTCACCACCTTGTACATGCTGCTGCTGTGTGGTGGTTCAGCAGCATGCGCATTGTGGGTACGTGCACGAGGCAACAATGTACTGGTCTTGCAAGAACGCGAGGAGGCGATTCTGCTCGAGCAGCAGCGCCAAATGGTGTTGAGTGCCGACAACGAGCGAAATCGCATCGCATCGATCATCCAGCAGGAAGTTACGGATACGCTGATGTCTGTTGTCAATCAGGCAGAACACGGCTTGCAAACGATCGACGCCCTGTATCAGAACAACATGGCAGGTAAGTCTGCAGATTTGTTTCATAATGATTCCAACGAAGGCATTCTTGATGAGGCATTCGGTGCGATTGGCCGTCAGGGACGCACCGCTTTGGCACATATGAGAACCTTGTTGGGGGTACTGCGCACAACCGGATTCAGTGACGCTGATTCAAAGAAGTCACATGCAGTGAACGGCGGTCTGCCAAGTTCCGAACTGAAACCCGCTGCCTCGCTCGATGTACAGCTTCACGATGCAAAGCTTCACGATGCCCAGCTACGTCAGACGCTTCATGGCGAGTTTCACGTACAGAAATCCCAGCATGCAAACCAACACAACACTGTGGAAAGCGCAACCAAGGAAAGCGATGAATCATGA
- a CDS encoding response regulator, with protein sequence MNIGDEIIKVSVADDQELVRAGFAMVINSQPDMRVVSQANDGQQIVDQCNRLHPDVVLMDVRMPGLDGISATEQITASTEHDSTHVIILTTFDLDEYVMSAINAGASGFLLKDTEPETLLSSIRTVHQGNAIIAPSATKRLVEHMMETGFVEDSWSNDKAGTPKPTRSQGLDSPSPSVAPPAVESYQDPELSELTDREREVLVEISHGLSNQEIAEQLFISLPTVKTHVAHILQKIHARDRVQAVVFAYENHLVS encoded by the coding sequence ATGAACATTGGCGACGAGATAATCAAGGTAAGCGTTGCAGACGATCAGGAACTGGTTCGGGCTGGTTTCGCCATGGTCATCAATTCTCAACCTGACATGCGCGTCGTAAGTCAGGCGAACGACGGTCAGCAGATAGTTGACCAATGCAATCGTCTCCATCCAGACGTTGTGCTGATGGATGTGCGCATGCCCGGTCTTGATGGCATATCGGCCACTGAACAGATTACCGCATCAACAGAGCATGACAGTACGCACGTGATCATTCTCACAACCTTCGATCTTGATGAATACGTCATGTCTGCGATCAATGCTGGGGCTTCCGGTTTCCTTTTGAAGGATACCGAACCCGAGACTCTGCTCTCTTCGATCCGAACCGTGCATCAGGGCAATGCGATCATCGCCCCAAGCGCGACCAAGCGTCTGGTCGAGCACATGATGGAAACGGGTTTTGTCGAGGATTCCTGGAGCAACGACAAGGCCGGGACACCCAAACCCACGCGCTCGCAGGGCTTGGACTCCCCTTCGCCGTCTGTTGCTCCGCCTGCAGTGGAAAGCTATCAGGATCCAGAGCTCTCAGAACTTACCGACCGCGAGCGCGAGGTCCTTGTCGAAATTTCACACGGGCTCAGCAATCAGGAGATTGCCGAGCAGCTCTTCATCAGCCTGCCGACCGTGAAAACTCATGTGGCTCACATTCTGCAAAAAATCCACGCTCGTGACCGTGTTCAGGCGGTCGTTTTTGCCTACGAAAACCATTTGGTCTCGTAA
- a CDS encoding YdcF family protein yields MNPMIGIALLYAPVLLFGGLFIYSLWREPRQFRNSIYLSLFLICLATNLLMGFGQEWMILPILAAITICPIIVIVFLGINSIVVARHEGLSRTTMLPALLAFAIVLFFIAFPLLTAMHAPRALVSIAGLIVLEGIWFFFTFTALLAYSWIYRLLPKRRRYDYIIIHGAGLQGTEPTPLLKGRIDKAVRLWKRQQGYGKFIASGGQGADEQISEAEAMNRYLQQQCKVPAEAILLEDRSTTTMENLEFSKSLITEHSGGHDYRCALVTSDYHVFRAAEYAHMLHLKADGVGSHTKSYYWPTAFIREFVAISIDHRWPYIVIACIWLISLLLQTFGPALSQFMH; encoded by the coding sequence ATGAATCCCATGATTGGCATAGCCCTGCTCTATGCACCAGTGTTGCTTTTTGGCGGACTCTTTATCTACTCCTTGTGGAGGGAGCCGCGGCAATTTAGAAATTCCATCTACCTCAGCCTGTTCCTCATCTGCCTGGCGACCAATCTGTTGATGGGATTCGGCCAGGAATGGATGATTCTGCCAATTCTCGCCGCCATCACGATATGCCCGATCATCGTCATCGTATTTCTTGGCATCAACTCGATTGTGGTTGCGAGGCATGAGGGATTGTCGAGAACTACGATGCTTCCAGCTCTGCTCGCATTCGCAATCGTCCTGTTCTTCATCGCCTTCCCTCTGCTGACCGCAATGCATGCTCCCCGGGCTTTGGTCAGCATTGCAGGATTGATCGTTCTTGAAGGAATATGGTTCTTTTTCACCTTCACCGCACTTCTGGCCTACTCGTGGATTTATCGACTCCTGCCAAAGCGCAGACGTTACGACTACATCATCATTCATGGTGCAGGCCTTCAGGGGACCGAACCCACTCCCCTGCTGAAAGGCAGAATTGACAAGGCGGTTCGCCTCTGGAAACGTCAACAGGGTTACGGCAAGTTCATAGCCTCAGGAGGTCAGGGAGCTGACGAGCAAATCTCCGAAGCCGAGGCGATGAACAGATATCTGCAGCAGCAATGCAAGGTGCCCGCCGAAGCCATTCTGCTTGAGGATCGTTCGACAACGACCATGGAGAATCTCGAATTTTCCAAATCCCTGATTACCGAGCACTCAGGCGGGCATGACTATCGCTGCGCCTTGGTGACGAGCGACTACCATGTCTTCCGTGCAGCGGAATATGCGCATATGCTGCATCTCAAGGCCGATGGAGTGGGCAGCCACACGAAGAGCTACTATTGGCCGACAGCTTTCATACGCGAATTCGTTGCGATTTCAATCGATCATAGATGGCCATACATCGTCATCGCCTGCATCTGGCTCATTTCACTGTTGCTTCAGACTTTTGGACCAGCATTGTCACAATTCATGCACTGA
- the proC gene encoding pyrroline-5-carboxylate reductase — MDLSSLTIGFIGYGNMAQAMAEGFVDQGVVTGKQIVACAGHFGKLEKSVAKIGARPLHSATEVAIAADIVIIAVKPYLVESIVDSIKTEVAHDDKFIISIASGWTLEQYQSLLLPQTHVICTIPNTPIAVGQGVVIAEAEDSLSDHQRQIVEAMFSPVALFERVETAQMSVGSVVAGCGPAYAAMFIESLADAGVKYGLPRQTAYRLAGKMVQGTGALQIATGQIPAAIKDAVCSPGGTTIKGVSALEQHGFRGSIFSAVDAVVGK, encoded by the coding sequence ATGGATTTGAGCTCACTTACCATCGGTTTTATCGGCTATGGCAATATGGCGCAGGCAATGGCTGAAGGATTTGTGGATCAGGGAGTGGTGACAGGCAAGCAGATAGTGGCTTGCGCAGGTCATTTCGGCAAGCTTGAAAAGAGTGTGGCGAAGATTGGCGCTCGCCCACTGCATTCTGCGACCGAGGTTGCCATCGCTGCGGATATCGTGATTATCGCGGTAAAGCCTTATCTGGTTGAATCTATTGTCGATTCCATCAAAACCGAAGTGGCGCATGATGACAAGTTCATCATTTCCATCGCATCAGGATGGACCCTCGAGCAATATCAGTCATTGCTCCTTCCTCAGACCCATGTGATCTGCACGATTCCGAACACGCCCATCGCCGTCGGTCAGGGAGTCGTCATCGCAGAAGCTGAGGATTCACTCAGCGATCATCAGAGGCAGATTGTGGAGGCCATGTTCAGCCCTGTCGCATTGTTCGAACGCGTTGAAACGGCGCAGATGTCAGTTGGCAGCGTCGTTGCCGGATGTGGTCCCGCCTATGCGGCCATGTTCATCGAATCGCTGGCAGATGCAGGGGTGAAATATGGTTTGCCACGCCAGACCGCCTATCGTCTGGCGGGAAAGATGGTGCAGGGCACCGGAGCATTGCAGATAGCTACCGGTCAGATTCCTGCCGCCATCAAGGATGCCGTATGCTCTCCTGGGGGCACCACCATCAAAGGCGTGTCCGCATTGGAGCAGCACGGTTTCAGGGGTTCGATCTTCTCGGCCGTAGATGCTGTCGTGGGAAAATAA
- the pdxT gene encoding pyridoxal 5'-phosphate synthase glutaminase subunit PdxT encodes MGVLALQGAFIEHEHMLAKLGIRTVEIRQRRDLEQHFSGLILPGGESTVQGKLLHDLDMAEPLRQLIAAGLPTFGTCAGLLLLAKHVEDGDTHLALMDITARRNAYGRQLGSFFTKGEVTGVGTIPMTFIRAPYIESVGKKVQILSEVRGHIVAARENNMLVSSFHPELNDDLSLHRYFVGMLS; translated from the coding sequence ATCGGCGTGCTTGCCCTGCAGGGAGCGTTCATCGAGCATGAACATATGCTGGCGAAGCTTGGCATCCGAACGGTTGAAATTCGACAGCGACGAGACCTTGAGCAGCATTTCAGCGGCTTGATACTGCCAGGTGGCGAATCGACGGTGCAGGGCAAGCTGCTGCACGATCTGGATATGGCGGAACCCTTGCGCCAACTCATCGCTGCCGGGCTGCCAACCTTCGGCACCTGCGCGGGACTCTTGCTGCTTGCCAAGCATGTCGAAGATGGAGACACCCATCTTGCGCTGATGGACATCACGGCAAGGCGTAACGCCTACGGCCGTCAGCTTGGCTCGTTCTTCACCAAAGGCGAGGTGACTGGCGTAGGAACCATTCCGATGACCTTCATTCGTGCGCCTTATATCGAAAGCGTGGGGAAGAAGGTGCAGATCCTCTCCGAAGTCAGAGGGCATATCGTTGCGGCACGCGAAAACAACATGCTGGTCTCCTCATTCCATCCCGAATTGAACGACGATCTCTCCCTGCATCGCTATTTTGTGGGCATGCTGAGCTGA